A window of Streptomyces profundus genomic DNA:
CTGGGCGCACTCCTCGCGGCTGCGGCTGCGCAGCTCCACCGGGCGGCGGTACACCACGATGCGGTCCCGCCGCCCGCGCTGGGCGCGCAGCACCCCGCCCAGCGGCACCACGCCGTCCAGCGGATCGGCGCCGCCGACGCTCTCCGCGCGCAGCACCGGCACCTCCTGCACTCCGAAATCCACCCCGTCGAGCTGCGGCAGCCGGCGCCGCAGCCGCTCGGCCGAGTCGTGGACGAGCGAGTCGAACGTGTCCGCCCTGCTCAGCGCGAGGGGCACCTGCGGCGGAGCCACGGGGCCGCGCATGCCGCGGCCATGCCGGTCGCGGCGCCGATGGCGCTCGGGCGGACCGGACGCGGGTGGGGGGACTCCGCTGGACTTGTCCATCGCCTCGACGATAGATCAGATACGGCCCCGAGGTCAGAGCGCCTTCGCCCGTCCCGCCCCCACAGCCACCCGCCGGAACCACCGGACCCA
This region includes:
- a CDS encoding metallopeptidase family protein translates to MDKSSGVPPPASGPPERHRRRDRHGRGMRGPVAPPQVPLALSRADTFDSLVHDSAERLRRRLPQLDGVDFGVQEVPVLRAESVGGADPLDGVVPLGGVLRAQRGRRDRIVVYRRPVELRSRSREECAQLVHEVVVEQAAELLGLAPETVDPQYGQD